In one Echinicola marina genomic region, the following are encoded:
- the gatB gene encoding Asp-tRNA(Asn)/Glu-tRNA(Gln) amidotransferase subunit GatB has translation MPSKEIKDKYELVVGLEVHVQLLTKSKMYASDSTEFGNLPNTNISVITLGHPGTLPKVNKRAVEFAMKLGLACNSEITRTNIFARKNYFYPDLPKGYQLTQDKNPVCVGGFVPVTLEKKGEKRNVELTRIHMEEDAGKSMHLAGEVDTLVDYNRAGVPLLEIVTEPCIKSSEEAYQFMAEIRKLVRYLEICDGNMEEGSMRCDANISTRLKGETALGKKVEVKNMNSFRNVARAIEHEFDRQIDMLENNEEIISETRTFDATTGLTSSMRTKEDLNDYRYFPEPDLSPVVISEEWLESIKVGMPSLPRELHKRFVEEFGLPEYDANVLTDSKEIALYFEELCAETKNYKAASNWMMGPVKSYLNELTLHISDFPVTPKQLASLISLIDEGKVNFSVASQKIYPEMLKNASQTPLEIAQKLNLIQESDEGSLKPIVESVLAENEAKVAEYRSGKKGLLGMFMGQVMKKSKGKADPKVANKILSELLDN, from the coding sequence ATGCCATCTAAGGAAATCAAAGATAAATATGAATTAGTCGTAGGACTAGAGGTTCACGTTCAGTTGCTGACCAAAAGTAAAATGTATGCGTCTGATTCCACAGAGTTTGGAAACCTTCCAAATACCAATATTTCAGTAATTACATTGGGGCATCCAGGGACTTTGCCTAAAGTAAACAAGCGGGCGGTAGAATTTGCGATGAAGCTGGGATTGGCCTGCAATAGTGAGATTACGAGAACCAATATTTTTGCCAGGAAAAATTATTTCTACCCTGATTTGCCTAAAGGATACCAATTGACACAGGATAAGAACCCTGTTTGTGTAGGTGGTTTTGTGCCAGTGACGCTAGAGAAAAAGGGGGAGAAGAGAAATGTGGAACTGACTAGGATTCACATGGAAGAAGATGCTGGTAAATCCATGCACTTGGCAGGGGAAGTAGATACATTGGTGGACTATAACCGTGCAGGTGTTCCTCTTTTGGAAATTGTAACGGAACCCTGCATCAAATCTTCGGAAGAGGCTTACCAGTTTATGGCAGAGATCAGGAAATTGGTACGTTATTTGGAAATTTGTGACGGTAATATGGAAGAAGGTTCCATGCGTTGCGATGCCAATATTTCTACAAGACTGAAGGGAGAAACGGCACTGGGCAAGAAAGTGGAGGTGAAAAACATGAACTCTTTCCGAAATGTAGCCAGGGCTATTGAACATGAGTTTGATCGCCAAATTGATATGTTGGAAAATAATGAGGAAATCATTTCCGAGACAAGAACATTTGATGCGACCACAGGCTTAACATCCAGTATGCGTACCAAAGAAGATCTGAATGATTACAGGTATTTCCCTGAGCCTGATTTGAGTCCTGTTGTGATCTCAGAAGAATGGTTGGAGAGCATTAAGGTAGGGATGCCTTCATTACCAAGAGAATTACATAAGCGATTTGTAGAGGAGTTTGGTTTGCCGGAATATGATGCCAATGTATTGACAGATTCCAAGGAAATTGCGCTTTATTTTGAGGAATTGTGTGCTGAAACCAAGAATTATAAAGCAGCATCCAACTGGATGATGGGGCCGGTGAAGTCATATTTGAATGAGCTTACACTGCATATTTCTGATTTCCCAGTGACACCAAAACAGTTGGCCAGCTTAATTTCATTAATTGATGAAGGTAAGGTAAACTTTTCTGTTGCCTCTCAGAAAATCTATCCTGAAATGTTAAAGAATGCTTCGCAAACACCACTGGAGATTGCACAGAAGCTGAATTTGATTCAGGAAAGTGATGAAGGTTCATTGAAGCCAATAGTAGAAAGTGTCTTGGCAGAGAATGAGGCAAAAGTTGCAGAATACAGGTCAGGCAAGAAAGGTCTTTTGGGAATGTTTATGGGGCAAGTGATGAAAAAGTCCAAAGGCAAGGCAGATCCAAAAGTGGCCAATAAAATATTATCCGAACTATTAGACAACTAA
- a CDS encoding LacI family DNA-binding transcriptional regulator, with protein sequence MSEKHQLTLKDIAKELGLAVSTVSRALKSHPDISKETIKLVKDYADKHHYVPNLLAVNFRKSKTFNIGLIIPELVHQFFSSIISGVIKEANEYGYNVMICQSNEHVEDEKKVAKALLNSRVDGVIISLSNETDEVSHLEDFIAADIPVVQVDKISDQFDTPKVIVNDYAGAYQAVSHLLDLGYKRIAHIRGRLIVQHSNERYRGYAEALEKYGQKVNEEYVKVCDLLTEEEGYDFAQELMRLPEVPDAIFCVTDLVALGVMKYLREKNIKVPEEVGIIGFSNWKLGEIVSPTLSTVDQPGYEIGEKAMQLLLDKINNGMESPNERVVLSADLIVRESVKNVWAGDENLLT encoded by the coding sequence ATGTCAGAGAAACATCAATTAACACTTAAGGACATTGCCAAGGAGTTAGGCTTGGCAGTTTCCACTGTATCTCGGGCTTTAAAATCCCACCCAGATATCAGTAAGGAGACCATTAAGCTGGTAAAGGATTATGCTGATAAGCACCATTATGTACCGAATCTATTGGCGGTTAATTTTCGTAAGAGTAAAACCTTTAATATTGGTTTGATCATTCCAGAACTGGTACATCAATTTTTCTCCAGTATTATCAGTGGTGTGATCAAGGAAGCCAATGAATATGGCTATAATGTGATGATTTGCCAGTCCAATGAGCATGTTGAGGACGAAAAGAAGGTGGCAAAGGCCTTATTGAACAGTCGTGTGGATGGTGTAATTATTTCCTTATCCAATGAGACTGATGAAGTCAGCCATTTGGAGGACTTTATTGCTGCGGATATTCCAGTGGTTCAAGTCGACAAAATCAGCGATCAATTTGATACGCCAAAGGTGATTGTCAATGACTATGCCGGTGCCTATCAGGCTGTTAGTCATTTATTAGATTTAGGATACAAGCGAATTGCGCATATCAGAGGTCGATTAATTGTGCAACACTCCAATGAACGCTATCGTGGCTACGCTGAGGCACTTGAAAAATATGGGCAAAAAGTCAATGAGGAATATGTCAAGGTATGTGATTTACTGACAGAAGAGGAAGGCTATGATTTTGCGCAAGAATTGATGCGTCTCCCAGAAGTGCCAGATGCTATTTTTTGTGTGACGGACTTGGTGGCCCTGGGAGTGATGAAGTATTTGCGGGAAAAAAACATTAAGGTACCAGAAGAAGTGGGCATCATAGGTTTTAGTAATTGGAAATTGGGAGAAATCGTAAGTCCCACACTTAGCACGGTGGATCAGCCTGGTTATGAAATAGGCGAAAAAGCCATGCAGTTGCTATTGGATAAGATCAATAATGGCATGGAAAGTCCAAATGAGCGGGTGGTCCTAAGTGCAGATTTAATTGTCAGAGAATCAGTTAAAAACGTTTGGGCAGGGGATGAAAATCTTCTGACTTAA
- a CDS encoding M23 family metallopeptidase, with translation MSRIKYYYDPKTCKYERYTKSKWDVLLGVLGFLSLSSITAVGILLVFSYYFDSPKELLLKKENEELKFYYQMMNTEIDRLNGMMSDLKDRDDNLYRVIFESEPIPRSIREAGYGGSDRYAELKDKGLQQEQLIIDVLEKVGKLKKQMYVQSLSYDELAEKALNKEEYWASIPAIQPIHNEDLNRLASGFGMRLHPVLKVRKMHTGIDFSAPKGTPIYATGDGKVVEVKTEFGGYGKSIVIDHGFGFKTRYGHMNEFSVKRGQTVKRGDEIGKVGNTGTSTAPHVHYEVIKDDRKINPVNYFFKDIEPSEFDKILELASRENQSLS, from the coding sequence ATGAGTAGGATAAAATATTACTACGATCCAAAAACCTGTAAATACGAAAGATATACTAAAAGTAAATGGGATGTACTTTTGGGCGTATTGGGTTTTCTTTCTCTATCATCCATCACAGCAGTAGGGATCCTATTAGTTTTCAGTTATTATTTTGACAGTCCAAAAGAGCTTCTGCTCAAAAAGGAAAATGAAGAACTGAAGTTCTATTATCAAATGATGAATACCGAAATCGACCGTCTCAACGGTATGATGAGTGATTTGAAAGACAGGGATGATAATTTATATAGAGTGATTTTTGAATCTGAACCCATCCCTAGATCCATCCGTGAGGCTGGCTATGGAGGAAGTGACCGCTATGCTGAACTAAAAGATAAAGGATTACAACAGGAACAATTGATCATTGATGTACTGGAAAAAGTAGGCAAGCTCAAAAAGCAAATGTATGTACAATCCCTATCCTATGATGAACTGGCCGAAAAAGCATTAAACAAAGAAGAATATTGGGCATCCATTCCTGCTATACAGCCCATCCACAATGAAGACCTAAACAGACTGGCCTCTGGTTTTGGGATGAGATTGCACCCAGTCCTCAAAGTAAGGAAAATGCATACCGGCATTGATTTCTCCGCTCCAAAAGGAACTCCTATCTATGCTACCGGGGATGGAAAAGTAGTTGAAGTCAAGACGGAATTTGGCGGTTATGGAAAATCCATCGTAATTGACCATGGATTTGGCTTTAAAACCAGGTATGGACATATGAATGAATTCTCAGTCAAAAGAGGCCAAACTGTCAAAAGAGGAGATGAAATTGGCAAAGTGGGCAATACCGGAACCTCTACAGCACCGCATGTACACTATGAGGTCATTAAAGATGATAGAAAAATCAATCCGGTCAACTATTTCTTCAAAGACATCGAACCTTCAGAATTTGATAAAATCCTTGAACTGGCCTCCAGAGAAAACCAATCACTATCATAA
- the alaS gene encoding alanine--tRNA ligase: MDAKRIRSTFIEYFQSKQHQFVPSSPIVVKNDPTLMFTNAGMNQFKDYFLGNEVPAYTRATNSQKCLRVSGKHNDLEEVGVDTYHHTMFEMLGNWSFGDYFKKEAIAWSWELLTEIYKLPKDRLYVTVFEGDAGDKLEKDMEAFGMWEEHVEKERILFGDKKDNFWEMGDIGPCGPCSEIHIDLRPEEEIKQVPGKDLVNMDHPQVIEIWNLVFIQFNRQANGSLSELPAKHIDTGMGFERLVRAIQNKTSNYDTDVFTPFIEAVEKKSGKKYGDDEKIDIAIRVIVDHIRAISFTIADGQLPSNNKAGYVIRRILRRAVRYGYTFLGFTEPFLYELLPLLSEHFGEMFPEIASQQDFIAKVIFEEEQSFLRTLDNGLKRLEHIKADMDNKGEKVIPGQVAFELYDTFGFPLDLTSLIARENGISVDERGFEQEMNKQKERSRAAAEQETGDWVLVGEDGGVQFVGYDNLESTSHIIKYREIKEKKSTKYQLVLEETPFYAESGGQVGDTGILVNDQETIKVLDTKKENDLIVHFVEKLPQNPTASFRCKVDRRKRELTMNNHTATHLLHAALREVLGDHVQQKGSLVNENLLRFDFSHFSKLTDEEIAQVEHIVNQKVRENIPLNEQRNVPIEEAKKMGATALFGEKYGEFVRVITFGTEYSVELCGGTHVSSTGKIGLFKIVSEGSISSGVRRIEAISAEAAEEFVNEQVNLIKELQEMLKNPKDLKRTIQTLIQERGELKKEVEALHLKQAAGLKDELIKAQVSKDGVNQIIAKVSLPSADALKKLAFELKNEVDNVLAVIAADINGKPQVAVVIADSLVAEKGLHAGNTVRELAKEIQGGGGGQPFFATAGGKYAEGLDQVVIKAKEMFSSI, from the coding sequence ATGGACGCTAAAAGAATCAGAAGTACTTTTATAGAGTATTTCCAATCCAAGCAACACCAATTTGTACCTTCTTCACCGATCGTTGTGAAAAACGACCCTACGCTGATGTTCACCAATGCCGGTATGAATCAGTTTAAGGATTATTTCCTTGGTAATGAGGTGCCTGCCTATACTAGAGCAACTAACAGCCAAAAATGCCTGAGAGTTTCAGGTAAGCACAATGATTTGGAGGAAGTAGGTGTAGATACCTATCACCACACCATGTTTGAAATGCTTGGCAACTGGTCTTTTGGAGATTATTTCAAGAAGGAAGCGATCGCGTGGTCATGGGAATTGCTCACAGAGATCTATAAACTTCCAAAGGACAGATTGTATGTGACCGTGTTTGAAGGAGATGCTGGGGATAAATTGGAAAAGGACATGGAAGCCTTCGGAATGTGGGAGGAACATGTTGAGAAGGAAAGAATTCTCTTTGGAGATAAAAAAGATAATTTCTGGGAAATGGGTGATATTGGACCTTGTGGACCATGTTCTGAAATCCATATTGATCTAAGGCCAGAAGAGGAAATCAAGCAGGTGCCAGGAAAGGACTTGGTCAATATGGACCATCCTCAGGTAATTGAAATTTGGAACTTGGTATTTATCCAGTTCAATAGACAAGCCAATGGCAGTTTGAGTGAATTGCCTGCCAAGCATATAGATACAGGAATGGGTTTTGAAAGATTGGTGAGGGCCATTCAAAACAAGACCTCCAATTATGACACCGATGTATTTACTCCGTTCATTGAGGCGGTGGAGAAGAAGTCTGGTAAGAAATACGGTGATGATGAAAAGATTGATATTGCCATTCGAGTAATAGTAGATCATATCAGGGCGATTTCCTTTACAATAGCCGATGGTCAGTTGCCTTCCAATAATAAGGCCGGGTATGTGATTCGTAGGATTTTAAGAAGGGCTGTAAGGTATGGTTATACCTTCTTAGGTTTTACCGAACCTTTCCTGTATGAATTGCTTCCTTTGCTGTCAGAGCATTTTGGAGAAATGTTCCCAGAGATTGCTTCCCAGCAGGACTTTATAGCCAAGGTGATTTTTGAGGAGGAACAATCCTTCTTGCGCACTCTGGACAATGGATTGAAAAGACTGGAACACATCAAAGCCGATATGGACAACAAAGGCGAAAAGGTCATTCCTGGCCAAGTAGCTTTTGAATTGTATGATACTTTTGGTTTCCCTCTTGACTTGACCTCATTGATAGCCAGGGAAAATGGTATTTCAGTGGATGAAAGAGGATTTGAGCAGGAAATGAACAAGCAGAAAGAGAGGTCTCGTGCCGCTGCTGAGCAAGAAACTGGCGATTGGGTTTTGGTAGGCGAAGATGGTGGAGTGCAGTTTGTTGGTTATGATAACTTGGAAAGCACAAGTCATATCATCAAGTATAGAGAGATCAAAGAGAAAAAATCTACCAAGTACCAACTGGTATTGGAAGAAACACCTTTTTATGCAGAGAGTGGTGGGCAAGTAGGTGATACGGGTATTTTGGTGAATGACCAAGAGACTATTAAAGTATTGGACACCAAAAAGGAGAATGACCTGATTGTGCATTTTGTGGAAAAACTTCCCCAGAACCCAACAGCTAGCTTTAGGTGCAAGGTGGACAGGAGGAAAAGGGAATTGACCATGAATAACCATACAGCTACGCACTTATTGCATGCTGCATTACGGGAGGTATTGGGAGACCATGTACAACAAAAAGGCTCATTGGTCAATGAAAACTTATTGAGATTCGACTTTTCCCATTTTAGTAAACTGACTGATGAGGAGATTGCTCAGGTGGAGCATATTGTCAACCAGAAGGTTAGGGAGAATATTCCTTTAAATGAGCAAAGAAATGTTCCTATTGAGGAAGCCAAGAAGATGGGAGCGACAGCGCTTTTTGGTGAAAAATATGGTGAATTTGTACGTGTCATCACCTTTGGAACCGAATATTCCGTAGAACTTTGTGGTGGTACCCATGTATCCTCAACTGGAAAAATAGGTTTGTTCAAAATAGTATCTGAAGGGTCAATTTCTTCCGGTGTAAGGAGGATAGAGGCGATATCTGCTGAGGCTGCCGAAGAGTTTGTCAACGAACAAGTCAACTTGATAAAAGAATTGCAGGAGATGCTGAAGAATCCAAAGGATCTTAAGAGGACCATTCAGACATTGATCCAGGAGAGGGGTGAGTTGAAGAAAGAAGTAGAAGCTTTACATCTAAAACAAGCAGCGGGTTTGAAAGATGAACTGATCAAAGCTCAAGTGAGCAAAGATGGTGTCAATCAAATCATTGCTAAGGTTTCTTTGCCATCGGCAGATGCCCTGAAAAAGTTGGCCTTTGAATTGAAAAATGAGGTGGACAATGTACTCGCGGTGATAGCAGCTGACATTAATGGTAAACCACAGGTAGCGGTGGTGATAGCGGACTCTTTGGTAGCTGAAAAGGGGTTACATGCAGGAAATACAGTAAGGGAATTGGCCAAAGAAATACAAGGTGGAGGCGGTGGTCAACCGTTTTTTGCCACAGCAGGAGGTAAGTATGCTGAAGGTTTGGATCAGGTAGTGATCAAAGCAAAAGAAATGTTTTCTTCCATATAA
- a CDS encoding TlpA disulfide reductase family protein: MRNYNYYIALLFVVLISSCSNGVKEAVFDGEVIVSGKLENQPEGDLILSRYTDNSIEVVDTLSIKGNGKFEYKLSLDGPHFYELDLFGEKQVKLALYAEDVDISYDFDKEESFAISGSFDTQQVAKVDQLSEQYQEQINQLNSEYYEALSAKDEAAIKAIQEKAMNLESDHAQKVKSTIDSMEGSFAALAAVGMLNPRNDFSYIDSLVSQLDMKYPDNKMILGLKQELDEMRALSIGQPAPEISLPNPDGEVVNLSDFKGKYVLIDFWAAWCKPCREENPNVVRLYNEYKDKGFEVFGVSLDRTKDAWVEAIEADKLTWTHVSDLKYFNSEAAATYKINAIPATYMVDPEGKIIAKDLRGPSLENKLKEIFE, translated from the coding sequence ATGAGGAATTACAATTATTATATTGCTTTACTATTTGTAGTATTAATCAGCTCATGTTCCAATGGGGTAAAAGAGGCTGTTTTTGATGGTGAGGTAATAGTGAGCGGAAAGCTCGAGAATCAGCCGGAAGGTGATTTGATACTGTCCAGGTATACTGATAATAGTATTGAAGTGGTGGATACCCTTTCTATTAAGGGCAATGGTAAATTTGAATATAAATTAAGCTTGGATGGCCCCCATTTTTATGAATTGGACTTATTTGGAGAGAAACAAGTGAAGTTGGCTTTGTACGCTGAGGATGTTGATATTTCTTATGACTTCGATAAGGAAGAAAGCTTTGCCATCAGTGGATCATTTGATACGCAGCAAGTAGCCAAGGTAGATCAGTTGTCCGAGCAATACCAAGAGCAAATCAATCAATTGAATTCTGAATATTACGAAGCTCTTTCTGCTAAGGATGAGGCGGCCATTAAAGCCATTCAGGAAAAGGCGATGAATCTTGAGTCTGATCATGCCCAAAAGGTAAAGAGTACCATAGACAGCATGGAAGGTAGTTTTGCAGCTTTAGCTGCTGTAGGAATGTTAAATCCAAGAAATGATTTTTCTTATATAGATAGTCTGGTAAGCCAGTTGGATATGAAGTATCCAGACAATAAAATGATTTTGGGTTTAAAGCAGGAATTGGACGAAATGAGGGCCTTATCTATTGGTCAGCCTGCTCCTGAAATATCCTTGCCAAACCCTGATGGGGAAGTGGTCAATCTATCCGATTTCAAAGGTAAATATGTGTTGATTGATTTTTGGGCTGCTTGGTGTAAGCCATGTAGAGAAGAAAATCCAAATGTGGTAAGATTGTACAATGAGTATAAAGATAAGGGATTTGAAGTATTTGGTGTCTCTTTGGATAGGACCAAGGACGCTTGGGTAGAAGCCATTGAAGCTGATAAATTAACTTGGACTCATGTTTCCGATTTGAAATATTTTAATTCAGAGGCTGCGGCTACCTATAAAATTAATGCAATTCCAGCTACCTATATGGTTGATCCTGAAGGGAAAATCATTGCAAAAGATCTCAGAGGACCTAGCTTGGAGAATAAATTGAAAGAGATTTTTGAATAA